The Micropterus dolomieu isolate WLL.071019.BEF.003 ecotype Adirondacks linkage group LG20, ASM2129224v1, whole genome shotgun sequence genome has a segment encoding these proteins:
- the LOC123959126 gene encoding cytochrome b5, with protein MGEEINENLINTNDRPANTTNVEENGETECVKYYTLEEIRVHNMSSDTWLIIHDKVYDITRFLEEHPGGEEVLLEQAGADATESFEDVGHSTDAREMLQQYYVGEVHMDDRKKEAEKEVHDANSGESSGSWTTWIILAVATTVVGVMYRYFMFEHKSS; from the exons ATGGGCGAGGAAATTAACGAAAACCTCATTAACACCAACGATAGACCTGCTAATACCACCAATGTTGAGGAAAACGGCGAAACAGaatgtgtaaaatattacaCATTAGAAGAAATAAGAGTACATAATATGAGCAGTGACACATGGCTCATCATCCACGATAAAGTATATGACATCACTCGTTTCCTTGAAGAG CATCCAGGAGGTGAGGAGGTTTTGCTGGAGCAGGCGGGTGCAGATGCCACAGAGAGCTTTGAGGATGTGGGTCATTCCACAGATGCCAGGGAGATGCTCCAGCAGTACTATGTTGGGGAGGTTCACATG GATGACAGAAAGAAGGAGGCGGAAAAG GAGGTACATGACGCAAATTCAGGAGAATCCAG CGGCTCCTGGACCACTTGGATAATACTTGCTGTTGCTACAACTGTTGTTGGTGTCATGTATCGCTACTTCATGTTTGAACACAAGTCATCTTGA
- the dhx38 gene encoding pre-mRNA-splicing factor ATP-dependent RNA helicase PRP16 isoform X1, whose translation MDDDVSMHRLEGTDPDAQVGGLIVKKKSAAAEPHVFRAPTPRTSLLGLDLLAAQKRKERESKEQADATDDTNRKKSKVSSYKDWEESKSDSGSDEEDDEKNRTAKKESRKYRVTGSETPSNPGGVSEEFRRRHQQREKDRREHGVYASSKEDKNREKDRERSRDKGRDRRSERDERASSHSRGSSSSRSERSERSERSQRDGWSDRISRGSKRDEPLTPQHRPRDSFTPSRSNWEEDDSGYASSRHSQWESPSPAPSNRELDRSERSHRSSRESERRDRSIKGRYPDDTPLPTPSYKYNEWANDRKHLGSTPRLSQGKGRKEDGEGGIMFDNEGEKEQWQEDQKQADRDWYMMDEGYDEFHNPFTSTSEEYVKKREQILQKQTQKRISAQKRQINEDNERWETNRMLTSGVVQRLEVDEDFEEDNAAKVHLLVHNLVPPFLDGRIVFTKQPEPVIPVKDATSDMAIISRKGSQLVRKHREQKERKKAQHKHWELAGTKLGDIMGVKKKEDEEGSAGKVGEDGKVDYRAEQKFADHMKEKTEASSEFAKKKTLLEQRQYLPIFAVRQQLLNIIRDNSIVIVVGETGSGKTTQLTQYLHEDGYTSYGMVGCTQPRRVAAMSVAKRVSEEIGTNLGEEVGYAIRFEDCTSEKTLIKYMTDGILLRESLRESDLDHYSAVIMDEAHERSLNTDVLFGLLREVVSRRTDLKLIVTSATMDSDKFAAFFGNVPIFHIPGRTFPVDILFSKTPQEDYVEAAVKQALQIHLSGLIGDILIFMPGQEDIEVTSDQIVERLEDLENAPPLAVLPIYSQLPSDLQAKIFQKAPDGVRKCIVATNIAETSLTVDGIMFVVDSGYCKLKVFNPRIGMDALQVYPISQANANQRSGRAGRTGPGQCYRLYTQSAFKNEMLTTTIPEIQRTNLANVVLLLKSLGVQDLLLFHFMDPPPEDNMLNSMYQLWILGALDNTGALTPTGRLMVEFPLDPALSKMLIVSCDMGCSADILIIVSMLSVPAIFYRPKGREEESDQVREKFSVPESDHLTYLNVYMQWKNNNYSSVWCNEHFIHTKAMRKVREVRSQLKDIMVQQRMNLISCGSDWDIIRKCICAAYFHQAAKLKGIGEYVNVRTGMPCHLHPTSSLFGMGYTPDYIIYHELVMTTKEYMQCVTAVDGEWLAELGPMFYSIKHAGKSRQENRRRAKEEISNMEEEMSMAEEQLQARREEQEKKSSTGSVKVVKICTPGRKEEAPMTPRRTPARFGL comes from the exons ATGGATGACGATGTGTCCATGCATAGGCTTGAAGGGACTGATCCAGATGCTCAAGTTGGTGGACTCAtagtgaagaagaagagtgcTGCTGCAGAACCCCATGTTTTTCGGGCACCCACTCCACGCACCTCCCTGCTGGGCTTAGATCTGTTGGCAGCCCAGAAGAGGAAGGAGCGTGAGAGTAAGGAACAGGCAGATGCTACTGATGACACAAATAGAAAGAAGTCAAAGGTTTCTTCCTACAAGGACTGGGAGGAAAGTAAAAGTGACTCTGGGTCTGATGAAGAAGACGATGAGAAGAACAGAACTGCTAAGAAGGAGAG CAGGAAGTATCGTGTGACCGGCTCCGAGACGCCCTCAAACCCCGGAGGGGTCAGTGAAGAATTCCGACGCAGacaccagcagagagagaaagacagacgtGAGCATGGAGTCTATGCCTCCTCCAAAGAGGACaagaacagagaaaaagacagagaaagaagcagagataaaggcagagacagaaggagTGAAAGAG ATGAACGAGCAAGCAGCCATAGccgtggcagcagcagcagccggtCGGAGCGCAGCGAGAGGAGTGAGCGCTCGCAAAGAGATGGCTGGTCCGATCGCATCAGTCGGGGGAGTAAGAGAGATGAGCCCCTGACACCACAGCATCGCCCCAGAG aTTCTTTCACACCCTCACGCTCCAACTGGGAAGAGGATGACAGTGGTTATGCCAGTTCACGGCATTCCCAGTGGGAGTCACCATCCCCTGCCCCGTCTAACAGAGAGTTGGATCGCTCAGAGCGAAGCCATCGCTCCAGccgagagagtgagaggagagaTAG GTCAATCAAAGGTCGTTACCCTGATGACACACCACTGCCTACCCCGTCATACAAGTACAACGAATGGGCCAATGACAGAAAGCATTTGGGCTCTACACCCCGTTTATCACAAGGAAAAG gTAGGAAAGAAGATGGCGAGGGAGGTATTATGTTTGATAATGAGGGTGAAAAAGAACAGTGGCAGGAGGACCAGAAG CAAGCTGACAGAGATTGGTACATGATGGATGAAGGCTATGATGAGTTCCACAACCCTTTCACTTCCACCTCTGAAGAATATGTAAAGAAGAGAGAGCAGATCCTTCAGAAGCAGACTCAAAAAAGAATATCTGCCCAGAAACGACAGATCAACGAG GATAATGAGCGGTGGGAGACCAACCGAATGCTGACCAGTGGTGTGGTGCAGAGGTTGGAGGTGGATGAAGACTTCGAGGAAGACAATGCTGCTAAGGTTCACCTGCTGGTTCACAACCTGGTTCCTCCCTTTCTGGATGGAAGAATAGTCTTCACTAAGCAG CCAGAGCCTGTCATTCCTGTAAAAGATGCTACCTCTGACATGGCCATCATCTCTCGTAAAGGCAGCCAGCTTGTCCGGAAACATCGTGAACAGAAAGAACGCAAGAAG GCACAGCACAAACACTGGGAACTGGCAGGCACAAAGTTGGGGGATATCATGGGGGTCAAGAAGAAGGAGGATGAAGAAGGTTCTGCGGGTAAAGTGGGGGAGGACGGCAAAGTAGACTACAG agcagagcagaaattTGCAGACCACATGAAAGAAAAAACTGAGGCCAGCAGTGAGTTTGCTAAGAAGAAGACCCTTCTGGAACAGAGGCAGTACCTGCCTATTTTTGCTGTCAGACAGCAACTTCTTAACATCATAAG GGACAACAGCATAGTTATTGTTGTTGGGGAGACAGGCAGTGGGAAGACCACCCAGCTGACTCAGTACCTGCACGAGGATGGCTACACTAGTTACGGCATGGTGGGCTGTACGCAGCCTAGAAGAGTGGCAGCCATGAGTGTGGCTAAGAGAGTCAGTGAGGAGATTGGCACCAACCTTGGAGAGGAG GTGGGCTACGCAATCCGTTTTGAGGACTGCACGTCTGAGAAAACATTGATAAAGTACATGACAGACGGTATCCTGCTCAGGGAGTCACTGAGGGAGTCGGACCTGGACCACTACAGTGCTGTTATCATGGACGAGGCTCATGAGCGCTCCCTGAATACCGATGTGCTGTTCGGCCTGCTACGTGAA GTTGTATCTCGACGCACTGATTTGAAACTCATAGTTACCTCTGCAACTATGGACTCAGACAAGTTTGCTGCATTTTTTGGCAACGTTCCCATTTTCCACATTCCAGGAAGAACATTCCCCGTAGACATCTTGTTTAGCAAG ACTCCTCAAGAGGACTACGTGGAGGCAGCAGTGAAGCAGGCCCTGCAGATCCACCTCAGTGGGCTGATAGGAGACATCCTCATCTTTATGCCCGGGCAGGAGGATATTGAG GTGACGTCGGATCAGATCGTGGAGCGTTTGGAGGACTTGGAGAACGCTCCTCCTCTAGCCGTGCTGCCCATCTATTCCCAGCTGCCCTCTGATCTCCAGGCCAAGATCTTTCAGAAG GCTCCAGATGGTGTGAGGAAATGCATCGTTGCTACAAACATCGCTGAGACCTCCCTCACTGTGGATGGAATCATGTTTGTGGTGGATTCGGGATACTGCAAACTTAAG GTTTTCAATCCTCGCATTGGAATGGATGCTCTGCAGGTTTATCCCATCAGCCAGGCTAATGCCAACCAGCGTTCTGGCAGAGCAGGACGTACAGGACCAGGGCAGTGTTACAG GCTTTATACTCAGAGCGCCTTTAAGAATGAGATGCTGACTACCACCATACCAGAGATCCAGAGGACCAACCTGGCCAACGTAGTCCTGCTGTTGAAGTCTCTGGGTGTTCAGGATTTGCTCCTCTTCCACTTCATGGATCCACCGCCTGAGGACAACATGCTCAACTCCATGTATCAGCTCTGGATTCTGGGAGCTCTGGACAACACAG GTGCTTTGACACCGACAGGGCGTCTAATGGTGGAGTTTCCCCTCGACCCCGCCCTCTCCAAGATGCTGATTGTGTCCTGCGACATGGGCTGCAGTGCTGACATCCTTATCATCGTCTCCATGTTGTCTGTGCCGGCCATCTTCTACAGACCTAAG GGTCGTGAGGAGGAGAGTGACCAGGTGAGGGAGAAGTTCTCAGTCCCAGAGAGCGACCACCTCACCTACCTTAACGTCTACATGCAGTGGAAGAACAACAATTACTCCAGTGTCTGGTGCAACGAGCACTTCATCCACACCAAGGCCATGCGCAAG gtGCGTGAGGTGCGCTCCCAGTTAAAGGACATCATGGTGCAGCAGAGGATGAACCTGATTTCCTGTGGGTCAGACTGGGACATCATCAGAAAGTGCATCTGTGCTGCTTACTTCCACCAGGCTGCCAAGCTCAAG GGCATTGGTGAATATGTGAATGTGAGGACAGGCATGCCATGTCACCTCCATCCTACCAGCTCCCTGTTTGGTATGGGCTACACCCCTGACTACATCATCTACCACGAGCTCGTCATGACCaccaag GAGTACATGCAGTGTGTGACTGCAGTGGATGGAGAGTGGCTGGCAGAACTTGGGCCCATGTTTTATAGCATCAAACATGCGGGCAAAAGCAGACAG GAGAACCGTCGCCGGGCCAAAGAGGAGATCAGTaacatggaggaggagatgTCCATGGCTGAGGAGCAGCTGCAAGCGCGCCgagaggagcaggagaagaAGAGCAGCACTGGAAGTGTTAA AGTAGTGAAGATCTGCACAccaggaagaaaagaagaggcCCCCATGACGCCCAGACGCACCCCTGCCCGCTTTGGACTGTAG
- the dhx38 gene encoding pre-mRNA-splicing factor ATP-dependent RNA helicase PRP16 isoform X2 has protein sequence MDDDVSMHRLEGTDPDAQVGGLIVKKKSAAAEPHVFRAPTPRTSLLGLDLLAAQKRKERESKEQADATDDTNRKKSKVSSYKDWEESKSDSGSDEEDDEKNRTAKKERKYRVTGSETPSNPGGVSEEFRRRHQQREKDRREHGVYASSKEDKNREKDRERSRDKGRDRRSERDERASSHSRGSSSSRSERSERSERSQRDGWSDRISRGSKRDEPLTPQHRPRDSFTPSRSNWEEDDSGYASSRHSQWESPSPAPSNRELDRSERSHRSSRESERRDRSIKGRYPDDTPLPTPSYKYNEWANDRKHLGSTPRLSQGKGRKEDGEGGIMFDNEGEKEQWQEDQKQADRDWYMMDEGYDEFHNPFTSTSEEYVKKREQILQKQTQKRISAQKRQINEDNERWETNRMLTSGVVQRLEVDEDFEEDNAAKVHLLVHNLVPPFLDGRIVFTKQPEPVIPVKDATSDMAIISRKGSQLVRKHREQKERKKAQHKHWELAGTKLGDIMGVKKKEDEEGSAGKVGEDGKVDYRAEQKFADHMKEKTEASSEFAKKKTLLEQRQYLPIFAVRQQLLNIIRDNSIVIVVGETGSGKTTQLTQYLHEDGYTSYGMVGCTQPRRVAAMSVAKRVSEEIGTNLGEEVGYAIRFEDCTSEKTLIKYMTDGILLRESLRESDLDHYSAVIMDEAHERSLNTDVLFGLLREVVSRRTDLKLIVTSATMDSDKFAAFFGNVPIFHIPGRTFPVDILFSKTPQEDYVEAAVKQALQIHLSGLIGDILIFMPGQEDIEVTSDQIVERLEDLENAPPLAVLPIYSQLPSDLQAKIFQKAPDGVRKCIVATNIAETSLTVDGIMFVVDSGYCKLKVFNPRIGMDALQVYPISQANANQRSGRAGRTGPGQCYRLYTQSAFKNEMLTTTIPEIQRTNLANVVLLLKSLGVQDLLLFHFMDPPPEDNMLNSMYQLWILGALDNTGALTPTGRLMVEFPLDPALSKMLIVSCDMGCSADILIIVSMLSVPAIFYRPKGREEESDQVREKFSVPESDHLTYLNVYMQWKNNNYSSVWCNEHFIHTKAMRKVREVRSQLKDIMVQQRMNLISCGSDWDIIRKCICAAYFHQAAKLKGIGEYVNVRTGMPCHLHPTSSLFGMGYTPDYIIYHELVMTTKEYMQCVTAVDGEWLAELGPMFYSIKHAGKSRQENRRRAKEEISNMEEEMSMAEEQLQARREEQEKKSSTGSVKVVKICTPGRKEEAPMTPRRTPARFGL, from the exons ATGGATGACGATGTGTCCATGCATAGGCTTGAAGGGACTGATCCAGATGCTCAAGTTGGTGGACTCAtagtgaagaagaagagtgcTGCTGCAGAACCCCATGTTTTTCGGGCACCCACTCCACGCACCTCCCTGCTGGGCTTAGATCTGTTGGCAGCCCAGAAGAGGAAGGAGCGTGAGAGTAAGGAACAGGCAGATGCTACTGATGACACAAATAGAAAGAAGTCAAAGGTTTCTTCCTACAAGGACTGGGAGGAAAGTAAAAGTGACTCTGGGTCTGATGAAGAAGACGATGAGAAGAACAGAACTGCTAAGAAGGAGAG GAAGTATCGTGTGACCGGCTCCGAGACGCCCTCAAACCCCGGAGGGGTCAGTGAAGAATTCCGACGCAGacaccagcagagagagaaagacagacgtGAGCATGGAGTCTATGCCTCCTCCAAAGAGGACaagaacagagaaaaagacagagaaagaagcagagataaaggcagagacagaaggagTGAAAGAG ATGAACGAGCAAGCAGCCATAGccgtggcagcagcagcagccggtCGGAGCGCAGCGAGAGGAGTGAGCGCTCGCAAAGAGATGGCTGGTCCGATCGCATCAGTCGGGGGAGTAAGAGAGATGAGCCCCTGACACCACAGCATCGCCCCAGAG aTTCTTTCACACCCTCACGCTCCAACTGGGAAGAGGATGACAGTGGTTATGCCAGTTCACGGCATTCCCAGTGGGAGTCACCATCCCCTGCCCCGTCTAACAGAGAGTTGGATCGCTCAGAGCGAAGCCATCGCTCCAGccgagagagtgagaggagagaTAG GTCAATCAAAGGTCGTTACCCTGATGACACACCACTGCCTACCCCGTCATACAAGTACAACGAATGGGCCAATGACAGAAAGCATTTGGGCTCTACACCCCGTTTATCACAAGGAAAAG gTAGGAAAGAAGATGGCGAGGGAGGTATTATGTTTGATAATGAGGGTGAAAAAGAACAGTGGCAGGAGGACCAGAAG CAAGCTGACAGAGATTGGTACATGATGGATGAAGGCTATGATGAGTTCCACAACCCTTTCACTTCCACCTCTGAAGAATATGTAAAGAAGAGAGAGCAGATCCTTCAGAAGCAGACTCAAAAAAGAATATCTGCCCAGAAACGACAGATCAACGAG GATAATGAGCGGTGGGAGACCAACCGAATGCTGACCAGTGGTGTGGTGCAGAGGTTGGAGGTGGATGAAGACTTCGAGGAAGACAATGCTGCTAAGGTTCACCTGCTGGTTCACAACCTGGTTCCTCCCTTTCTGGATGGAAGAATAGTCTTCACTAAGCAG CCAGAGCCTGTCATTCCTGTAAAAGATGCTACCTCTGACATGGCCATCATCTCTCGTAAAGGCAGCCAGCTTGTCCGGAAACATCGTGAACAGAAAGAACGCAAGAAG GCACAGCACAAACACTGGGAACTGGCAGGCACAAAGTTGGGGGATATCATGGGGGTCAAGAAGAAGGAGGATGAAGAAGGTTCTGCGGGTAAAGTGGGGGAGGACGGCAAAGTAGACTACAG agcagagcagaaattTGCAGACCACATGAAAGAAAAAACTGAGGCCAGCAGTGAGTTTGCTAAGAAGAAGACCCTTCTGGAACAGAGGCAGTACCTGCCTATTTTTGCTGTCAGACAGCAACTTCTTAACATCATAAG GGACAACAGCATAGTTATTGTTGTTGGGGAGACAGGCAGTGGGAAGACCACCCAGCTGACTCAGTACCTGCACGAGGATGGCTACACTAGTTACGGCATGGTGGGCTGTACGCAGCCTAGAAGAGTGGCAGCCATGAGTGTGGCTAAGAGAGTCAGTGAGGAGATTGGCACCAACCTTGGAGAGGAG GTGGGCTACGCAATCCGTTTTGAGGACTGCACGTCTGAGAAAACATTGATAAAGTACATGACAGACGGTATCCTGCTCAGGGAGTCACTGAGGGAGTCGGACCTGGACCACTACAGTGCTGTTATCATGGACGAGGCTCATGAGCGCTCCCTGAATACCGATGTGCTGTTCGGCCTGCTACGTGAA GTTGTATCTCGACGCACTGATTTGAAACTCATAGTTACCTCTGCAACTATGGACTCAGACAAGTTTGCTGCATTTTTTGGCAACGTTCCCATTTTCCACATTCCAGGAAGAACATTCCCCGTAGACATCTTGTTTAGCAAG ACTCCTCAAGAGGACTACGTGGAGGCAGCAGTGAAGCAGGCCCTGCAGATCCACCTCAGTGGGCTGATAGGAGACATCCTCATCTTTATGCCCGGGCAGGAGGATATTGAG GTGACGTCGGATCAGATCGTGGAGCGTTTGGAGGACTTGGAGAACGCTCCTCCTCTAGCCGTGCTGCCCATCTATTCCCAGCTGCCCTCTGATCTCCAGGCCAAGATCTTTCAGAAG GCTCCAGATGGTGTGAGGAAATGCATCGTTGCTACAAACATCGCTGAGACCTCCCTCACTGTGGATGGAATCATGTTTGTGGTGGATTCGGGATACTGCAAACTTAAG GTTTTCAATCCTCGCATTGGAATGGATGCTCTGCAGGTTTATCCCATCAGCCAGGCTAATGCCAACCAGCGTTCTGGCAGAGCAGGACGTACAGGACCAGGGCAGTGTTACAG GCTTTATACTCAGAGCGCCTTTAAGAATGAGATGCTGACTACCACCATACCAGAGATCCAGAGGACCAACCTGGCCAACGTAGTCCTGCTGTTGAAGTCTCTGGGTGTTCAGGATTTGCTCCTCTTCCACTTCATGGATCCACCGCCTGAGGACAACATGCTCAACTCCATGTATCAGCTCTGGATTCTGGGAGCTCTGGACAACACAG GTGCTTTGACACCGACAGGGCGTCTAATGGTGGAGTTTCCCCTCGACCCCGCCCTCTCCAAGATGCTGATTGTGTCCTGCGACATGGGCTGCAGTGCTGACATCCTTATCATCGTCTCCATGTTGTCTGTGCCGGCCATCTTCTACAGACCTAAG GGTCGTGAGGAGGAGAGTGACCAGGTGAGGGAGAAGTTCTCAGTCCCAGAGAGCGACCACCTCACCTACCTTAACGTCTACATGCAGTGGAAGAACAACAATTACTCCAGTGTCTGGTGCAACGAGCACTTCATCCACACCAAGGCCATGCGCAAG gtGCGTGAGGTGCGCTCCCAGTTAAAGGACATCATGGTGCAGCAGAGGATGAACCTGATTTCCTGTGGGTCAGACTGGGACATCATCAGAAAGTGCATCTGTGCTGCTTACTTCCACCAGGCTGCCAAGCTCAAG GGCATTGGTGAATATGTGAATGTGAGGACAGGCATGCCATGTCACCTCCATCCTACCAGCTCCCTGTTTGGTATGGGCTACACCCCTGACTACATCATCTACCACGAGCTCGTCATGACCaccaag GAGTACATGCAGTGTGTGACTGCAGTGGATGGAGAGTGGCTGGCAGAACTTGGGCCCATGTTTTATAGCATCAAACATGCGGGCAAAAGCAGACAG GAGAACCGTCGCCGGGCCAAAGAGGAGATCAGTaacatggaggaggagatgTCCATGGCTGAGGAGCAGCTGCAAGCGCGCCgagaggagcaggagaagaAGAGCAGCACTGGAAGTGTTAA AGTAGTGAAGATCTGCACAccaggaagaaaagaagaggcCCCCATGACGCCCAGACGCACCCCTGCCCGCTTTGGACTGTAG